The Streptomyces sp. NBC_00597 DNA segment GGCGGGGTGACCGGCGGCGACGGCCGCGGCGACGGGGGCAGCGGCCTGGGCCGGAACCTGGGCCTGGCCTTCGAACGGAGCCTGCGGGGACTGCGGAGCCTGCGCGCCCCGGGCAGCGGCCGACGCCTGGGGCGTGCCCGCCTGCCCGGCGGTGCCCGCCTCCAGGGCCGGAGCCGACGCCCCCGCGACCGCCGCGGCCGCCGGAGGCAGCAGCACCGGGTCGATGCCCGCCGCAGCCAACCCCTCCGGCGCCGTCTGCGCCAGCGGAACACCGATCCGGGCCAGCCGCAGTGGCATCAGCGCCTCCACCGGGGCCTTGCGCCGCCATGCCCGCCCGTACCGGGCCTGCAGCCGAGCCTGGTAGATCAGCCGGTCCTGCTCCATGCCCACGGCCTGCTCGTACGACCGCAGCTCCCACAGCTTCATCCGGCGCCACAGCTTGAAGGTGGGAAGGGGGGAGAGCAACCAGCGGGTGATCCGCACACCCTCCATGTGCCGGTCCGCGGTGATGTCCGCGATCCGGCCCACCGCGTGCCGGGCCGCCTCCACCGTGACCACGAACAGGATCGGGATCACCGCGTGCATGCCCACGCCCAGCGGGTCCGGCCAGGCCGCCGCACCGTTGAACGCGATCGTCGCCGCGGTCAGCAGCCACGCCGTCTGGCGCAGCAACGGGAACGGGATCCGGATCCACGTCAGCAGCAGGTCCAGCGCCAGCAGCACGCAGATGCCCATGTCGATGCCTATCGGGAACACCAGCGAGAAGTTCCCGAAGCCCTTCTGCAGGGCGAGCGCGCGCACCGCGGCGTACGAACCGGCGAAACCGATCCCCGCGATGACCACGGCTCCTGCGACCACGACGCCGATGAGTATCCGGTGCGTACGAGTCAGCTGCATCGCGGCCACCCGCGATCCCCTCCCCTTGTCGAGCTACGGCAGGCACAGCGTACGGGTGACTGCACAGGTGACTGAATGTCAGCCTCCCGTTAAGCCACCCCGACCCGCCGGGACCTACTGCGCGGAGGGAGAAGCCTGCTGCTCAGGCTGCTTCTGCTGCTCGTTGGCGGTGGCGACCGAGGCCACCGCCTCCTTCGCGGCGGCGATCGCGTCCTGGAGCAGCTTGGCCTGATCCGGAGCGCCCGCACCCTCGTACGCCGCACCGTTGTAGTCGAGCGTGACCACCACGTTCTGCGTGCGCGCCACGATCGTCGTGTTGAAGAAGTCGACGTCCTTCTTCACGCCGTACACGACCGAGGTCGCCTGGTCGCCGATGCCGCCGGCCTGCTCGACCTTCACGTCGTGCGCGCCCTCGGACGCCTTCGCGGCCTCGACCTGCTTGGTGTACTGGTCCTCGGCGCGCTTGTTCGCGCTGCCGAGCGAGGCGTGCGACTCGTAGCGGACCGTGGAGATCGACAGCCAGCGGTACTGCGAGCCCTTCAGGCCGTCCTCGTCCAGGCCGTTCCAGGAGCAGCTGGCACGGGTGGTCAAGTCGTTCGACTTGGTCGCGGTGCCGTTCTTGTCCTTCGCCTCGGGGACGAGGGTGCCGACGGTCGCCGTCTGGATCGCCTTGCACGGGTCGGGCAGCGTCGCGAACGCCGCCTTCTCCAGGGGAGCCGACGCCTTGCCGCTCGGCTTGGCGGAGGACGAGGACGCGCCGGGCTTCTTGTCGCCGCCCGAACCGGAGGTCTTGCCCGAATCGGACGAGCAGCCGGCGACGGTGAGGATCACCGGGACGGCTGCGCAAGCGAGAACGCGAGTGAGGCGCGAGGCTGATCGGTGCATGGTTCCTTCAGTACGTTGTGGGGCGCGTTCTGTGGACGCGGTGCG contains these protein-coding regions:
- a CDS encoding DUF2637 domain-containing protein, yielding MAAMQLTRTHRILIGVVVAGAVVIAGIGFAGSYAAVRALALQKGFGNFSLVFPIGIDMGICVLLALDLLLTWIRIPFPLLRQTAWLLTAATIAFNGAAAWPDPLGVGMHAVIPILFVVTVEAARHAVGRIADITADRHMEGVRITRWLLSPLPTFKLWRRMKLWELRSYEQAVGMEQDRLIYQARLQARYGRAWRRKAPVEALMPLRLARIGVPLAQTAPEGLAAAGIDPVLLPPAAAAVAGASAPALEAGTAGQAGTPQASAAARGAQAPQSPQAPFEGQAQVPAQAAAPVAAAVAAGHPAPPPFAVDPTAMPAAHDSAWFAAPLAPQAAYEGGYNPQYVEGLEPTPVMPPTGPEESQEQVPGQQELPIPAAREDGLADGFADGSVDEAKFTEAAYEVFRAYIEENGKVPSPEQIDIYLSDRHGITHPLAFRTISRLMPELKQRYQRDLENEHIS
- a CDS encoding DUF3558 family protein; its protein translation is MHRSASRLTRVLACAAVPVILTVAGCSSDSGKTSGSGGDKKPGASSSSAKPSGKASAPLEKAAFATLPDPCKAIQTATVGTLVPEAKDKNGTATKSNDLTTRASCSWNGLDEDGLKGSQYRWLSISTVRYESHASLGSANKRAEDQYTKQVEAAKASEGAHDVKVEQAGGIGDQATSVVYGVKKDVDFFNTTIVARTQNVVVTLDYNGAAYEGAGAPDQAKLLQDAIAAAKEAVASVATANEQQKQPEQQASPSAQ